From Phycisphaerae bacterium:
AGATTGTCGGCCTGCTGAAGACCGGCAGTGCGTATTACGCCCCTGCGGCCGCCAGCGTGCAAATGGCCGAAGCTATCATCCGCGACAAGAAACGCGTGCTGCCGTGCGCGGCCTACTGCGACAAGGAATACGGCATTGGCGGCTACTTCGTTGGGGTACCCTGTATCCTGGGCAAGGGCGGCGTCGAGAAGGTGCTCGAGGTGCCGATGACGCCGGTCGAGAAGGCCGCATTCCAGGTCAGCATCGAGCACGTGAAGGAACTTGTGGCCGTGGTTCAGAGGATCGGGGCGTGAAGAGAGGGTTCGGGGTTCAGTCGGCTGGTTCCGCGCCGGCGGACCATTCATTCCTTGTCCGGAGGTTGTCAATGCGTCTCTTCGTTTCAATGATCGCCGGGGGGTGCGTGATCGCTGCGGTCGGCTGCACACCCGAGCAGGTCAAACCGGGAATCGCCGGCAAGCAGCAACCGGTGGCCGAGAAGGTCGAGATCAAGCGCGTGGTTGATTGCCGGTACCTTCTGTATCTGCCCGAGAATTACGAATCTCAGGACCGCTGGCCGCTGATACTGTTCCTGCACGGAGCCGGCGAACGCGGGGACGATATCGAAAAGGTCAAGATACACGGCCCGCCGAAGCTCATCGCACAGGGCAAGCACTTCCCCTTTATTGTCGTCTCGCCCCAATGCCCGAACGGGCAATGGTGGGACATCGAGGTGCTCGGTGCTTTGCTCGATCGCATCGAGCGCGACTACAAAGTGGATCGCGACCGCATCTATGTAACCGGCCTGAGTATGGGCGGTTTCGGCACGTGGGCGTTGGCTTGTGCGCAGCCGGATCGTTTCGCGGCGATCGCCCCGATTTGCGGCGGCGGCGAGCCGAAGCTGGCCGGACAGATCGCTCACGTTCCGGCGTGGGTCTTCCACGGCGATGCTGATAACGTGGTGTCTGTCAGCAGATCGAAGGAAATGGTCGAGGCTCTGAAGACCGCAGGCGGCGACGTGAAATTGACCGTCTACCCCGAAGTGGGCCACGATTCATGGACGCGCACCTACGATGACCCGGCACTCTATGACTGGTTCCTGTCGCACCGGCGGGGCAAGACCAGGACGAGAGAATCGAAGTGAGCAAGCCGCCGGCAACGGAGCATTCTCTGTTCTGCATTCGCCGTTCCGGATTACCCGGCGTTGCGGCGCGTAATGCCGAAGCCTACTTCTTCTGCGGCAGCACTTTCCACACACCGGCCGGCGAGCGTTCGAGAACGACGTATGGTCGGTCCCTGGTGACGATCTCGATGACCTGGCCATCAACTCTCAGGAAGGTCCGCTTGCGCGGAGCGAGCGGCAGGAAGTTGATGTGGACCTCGATCTGCTGGACATTGCCGGTGGTCACGTTGACGTCATTCTGCTCGGGGAAGAACCCCTCGGCGGTTGCGGTCTGATTTTCGTCATTGAGCTTGAGAATCCGCAGCCAGCCGGGTTGCTTGTCGCTTGGGTTGGACACATACAATTTGACCCTGTACGGGGGGTTGGAATCGTAGGTCGAGACAGGCTGACTCGCGACCGGCCGGCTCTCGGCAGGCTTGGTGGCGACCGGACGTGTCTGGGCGAGCGGCTGCTCAACCGGCAGGGCTAAGCCCTTCGGTTCGGGACTCTTCTTGTTCGGTGATTCCTTGGGACAGCCGGCCCCGGAGACCAGAAAGATCACCATCAGGGCCGGCATAACCGCATGTCGAATGCGTGGGTTCATGGGTCAACTCCTGGATTGGGCCGCGGGAGCATCTTATCCGCCTCACTATTGGACACCAAATAGTTCGAACGGTTGCGGAGCTTCGGCGATTGTGCTACGGTCCTCCGACTGGCCGAGCATCCGGCAAGAAGAGGAGGACTGGCTCGCCCAGAAGTCGCTACGACGAGTGTTGTGCTTGAGGCAGATCGGACGACGGACTGCTGAGAAAGGCCGGTGCAAGTCCCCCCTTTTCGCCAAGGGAGCACAAACCATGCGGCAAGGTGAGACGGCGATCCAAGCGACGACCATTCTGGCGGTGCGGCGGGGAGAGCAGACGGCCATCGGTGGCGACGGGCAGGTTACGATCGGCCAAACCGCTCTGAAACAC
This genomic window contains:
- a CDS encoding prolyl oligopeptidase family serine peptidase translates to MRLFVSMIAGGCVIAAVGCTPEQVKPGIAGKQQPVAEKVEIKRVVDCRYLLYLPENYESQDRWPLILFLHGAGERGDDIEKVKIHGPPKLIAQGKHFPFIVVSPQCPNGQWWDIEVLGALLDRIERDYKVDRDRIYVTGLSMGGFGTWALACAQPDRFAAIAPICGGGEPKLAGQIAHVPAWVFHGDADNVVSVSRSKEMVEALKTAGGDVKLTVYPEVGHDSWTRTYDDPALYDWFLSHRRGKTRTRESK